The Treponema medium genome has a window encoding:
- a CDS encoding helix-turn-helix domain-containing protein codes for MDYYASYKNSKDPSLLRKELVSYALKYGNKKAAQHFQTTIKTVRKWRKRWQEQKGVGLKDRSKKPEKSPRMMKKYWQFKIKALAEKATADNKRINGVMIKREYGIPYSLKTVVKYLKQYYKLPSKKTHREKKRNMREVKDKYRAFEKIQVDIKYLDDIPEFYHDFMQFHLPKYQITARCIKTGALFIGYTQQHSSTSTAIFIYRLFTHLKHYGIKPAEITIQTDNGTEFTAPWNSLKKTLFTKVIEVSFTSTHKTIPVGAKTYQSDVESSHRLIEDEFYACRYFSSAQDFLKQAHQYQNHFNFTRFNTYKNGSPVQLLQQAAPLINRDVLNFKPVLVDTFFHLYKNEFRLLAS; via the coding sequence ATGGATTATTACGCATCTTATAAAAACAGTAAAGACCCCTCGTTGTTAAGAAAAGAGTTGGTCAGCTACGCGCTAAAGTACGGCAACAAAAAAGCTGCACAGCACTTTCAAACAACCATAAAAACAGTCAGAAAATGGAGAAAACGCTGGCAAGAACAAAAAGGAGTAGGACTCAAAGACCGGTCTAAAAAACCTGAAAAAAGCCCTCGCATGATGAAAAAGTATTGGCAATTCAAAATAAAAGCTCTAGCAGAAAAGGCAACCGCAGATAATAAACGTATTAACGGAGTAATGATTAAACGTGAGTATGGCATTCCTTACTCCCTCAAGACGGTTGTCAAATATTTAAAACAATACTACAAACTCCCGAGCAAAAAAACTCATCGAGAAAAAAAGCGCAATATGCGGGAAGTTAAAGATAAATATCGTGCATTTGAAAAAATACAGGTAGATATCAAATATTTGGATGATATTCCTGAATTTTATCACGATTTTATGCAGTTCCACTTACCAAAATACCAAATAACCGCTCGTTGTATCAAAACAGGGGCTTTATTTATCGGCTACACACAGCAACACAGCAGTACCAGTACCGCCATTTTCATCTATCGGCTGTTCACTCATCTCAAGCACTATGGCATCAAGCCAGCTGAAATAACAATCCAAACCGACAATGGTACTGAGTTTACTGCTCCATGGAATAGTCTCAAAAAAACACTTTTTACCAAAGTTATTGAAGTTTCTTTTACTTCTACGCATAAAACCATTCCCGTCGGGGCTAAGACCTATCAAAGCGATGTGGAAAGTTCTCATCGGCTTATCGAAGATGAATTTTACGCCTGCCGGTATTTTTCCAGTGCTCAAGACTTTTTGAAACAAGCGCATCAGTACCAGAACCACTTTAACTTTACTCGGTTTAATACCTATAAAAACGGCTCGCCCGTACAGCTTTTACAACAGGCTGCACCTCTTATTAACCGCGATGTTTTGAACTTTAAACCCGTTCTGGTTGACACGTTCTTTCATCTGTATAAAAATGAATTTAGATTGCTTGCCTCTTAG
- a CDS encoding DUF3990 domain-containing protein, whose translation MILYHGSREVVKSPEIRILRYSKDFYFGFYCTLISEQAKRWAVRFSGKGIVNEYEYVQNFSLKMLNFPEMTEEWLDFIIDCRRGKSHDYDVVEGPMANDTIFNYVQDFIDGKISRSAFWELAKFKKPTHQISFHTVRALETLTFKTAYEVYDEK comes from the coding sequence ATGATACTTTATCACGGAAGCAGGGAAGTTGTAAAAAGCCCGGAAATCCGCATTCTCCGGTATAGTAAAGACTTTTACTTTGGTTTTTATTGTACGCTTATAAGCGAGCAGGCTAAAAGATGGGCAGTGAGATTCTCCGGAAAAGGAATAGTAAACGAATATGAATATGTTCAGAATTTCTCTCTCAAAATGTTGAACTTTCCGGAGATGACAGAAGAATGGCTTGATTTTATCATTGACTGCCGGAGAGGAAAATCTCATGATTATGACGTAGTGGAAGGCCCTATGGCGAACGATACTATCTTCAATTATGTTCAGGATTTCATTGATGGTAAAATCTCCCGATCTGCATTTTGGGAACTTGCAAAGTTCAAGAAACCGACCCATCAGATAAGTTTTCATACAGTGCGAGCATTGGAGACATTAACTTTCAAGACGGCTTACGAGGTATATGATGAAAAATAA
- a CDS encoding CarD family transcriptional regulator — translation MTECSFTVKERVVYPGQGVGEIIEISEKKFKDEMLTYYVIYFDESDMTVLVPALKATELGIRTIVSADEAQAALAFLSEKFDPIPSDWKMRYQMNLDLFKTGSILDNASIVRSLYHRSKIKELPIQERKLYDSAYRIFYDELSYALQKPKSEIEAMIHSYLEVLSKNAPVEKQNQVDNDIFDNGMNDMDDEDDFDDDE, via the coding sequence ATGACTGAATGTTCATTTACAGTGAAAGAACGGGTTGTCTATCCCGGTCAGGGTGTCGGAGAAATCATCGAAATAAGCGAAAAAAAATTCAAAGATGAAATGCTGACGTATTACGTCATTTACTTTGATGAATCCGACATGACTGTTCTTGTGCCAGCCCTCAAGGCGACTGAGTTAGGTATTAGAACGATTGTTTCTGCCGATGAAGCGCAGGCTGCACTGGCATTTTTATCCGAAAAGTTTGACCCTATCCCAAGTGATTGGAAGATGCGGTATCAAATGAACCTCGATTTATTTAAAACGGGAAGTATTTTAGACAATGCTTCTATAGTCCGCTCGCTCTACCACCGCAGTAAAATAAAAGAACTTCCTATCCAAGAGCGTAAATTATACGATTCTGCATATCGCATTTTTTACGATGAACTTTCTTATGCACTGCAAAAACCGAAGTCGGAAATTGAAGCGATGATTCATTCATATCTGGAGGTTTTAAGTAAAAACGCTCCTGTCGAAAAACAAAATCAAGTTGACAATGATATATTTGACAACGGTATGAATGATATGGACGACGAAGACGATTTCGATGACGACGAATAA
- a CDS encoding methyl-accepting chemotaxis protein: protein MNIKLKIGILSGILVLLLLIAAGIFMQISKPADTLEHQIVQLAGYERNMLYVRGTIYRYGAAGVHIPSSVIGALSKYEPTLVAVEYAAEKYMEKDTALRSRLSGYFTSARSINAEFTTLINDYNQLGAAKPKPFDEKKVETIEKLIGTHVNDFDAVSSALESAAVRYRKQAAILSGILISVTWLLGLFVTWALVQTIYTILLARNAKKRIVLKAGPKTDISAQRLPNGSSGIQNKADRNGLYVHKTDVKLTNTDGSLKNYESSDTASQLQLASDVSSFQSPQSEQSAQPARFTFGNHEAGVSAESEGAMTSWGARNRTDMGSHFTGSTQSDIKNTVFAEKQAALLERNTQLEQNLTELQRSYDSLEKKHTDLQATYKTMQVTAEKERDGYHHSAAQMKEVLSSVQQTAENHRTDSETAKKLVETFKTGHQLFKTTHEHLQFIIQNVSKIQEMSEIIESIAEQTKMLSMNAAIEAAHAGDAGKGFAVVAEELSRLAAAALESSHDIGGTIKQVVTVITGIGATSDELDQSFEKIHLQTDAIYTSLVDFSSMIEKTGDDAKTALIRFSTLE from the coding sequence ATGAACATAAAACTGAAAATCGGAATATTATCGGGCATACTGGTGTTGCTATTGCTTATTGCAGCCGGAATTTTTATGCAAATTTCAAAACCGGCTGATACGCTTGAGCATCAGATTGTACAACTTGCTGGTTACGAACGTAATATGCTCTATGTACGAGGGACTATATATCGTTACGGTGCTGCCGGTGTGCATATCCCTTCTTCTGTCATTGGCGCTTTAAGTAAATACGAACCGACGTTAGTTGCCGTAGAATATGCCGCAGAAAAATATATGGAAAAAGATACCGCATTACGGAGCCGCCTTTCTGGGTATTTTACTTCTGCCCGTTCAATAAATGCGGAATTTACTACGCTGATTAATGATTATAATCAGCTGGGTGCGGCAAAACCGAAACCGTTTGATGAAAAAAAAGTGGAAACAATTGAAAAATTGATCGGCACTCATGTTAATGATTTTGACGCAGTATCCAGTGCATTAGAGAGCGCAGCCGTTCGGTATCGGAAACAAGCAGCAATTCTTTCGGGGATATTGATTTCGGTAACATGGTTATTAGGTCTTTTTGTTACATGGGCACTGGTACAAACCATCTATACCATCTTACTTGCCCGTAATGCAAAAAAACGAATTGTGCTGAAAGCGGGGCCAAAAACCGATATTTCTGCGCAAAGATTGCCGAACGGTTCGAGTGGGATACAAAACAAGGCGGATAGGAACGGCTTATATGTTCATAAAACAGATGTGAAATTGACGAATACGGACGGTTCTTTGAAAAACTACGAATCGTCTGATACCGCATCGCAGCTACAACTTGCTTCCGATGTATCCTCTTTCCAGTCGCCTCAATCGGAACAGTCAGCACAACCGGCACGTTTCACGTTCGGTAACCATGAAGCAGGAGTATCTGCAGAATCCGAGGGGGCGATGACATCGTGGGGAGCGAGAAACCGCACTGATATGGGAAGTCACTTTACTGGCAGTACGCAGTCCGATATAAAGAATACTGTTTTTGCTGAAAAACAAGCGGCTCTTCTTGAGCGTAATACTCAGCTGGAACAAAATCTTACCGAGCTTCAACGCAGCTATGATTCACTGGAAAAGAAACATACCGATCTGCAAGCAACATATAAAACAATGCAAGTGACAGCAGAGAAAGAGCGCGACGGATATCATCACTCGGCAGCTCAGATGAAAGAAGTTCTTTCTTCGGTACAGCAAACTGCTGAAAACCATCGTACCGATTCCGAAACGGCAAAAAAATTGGTGGAAACATTTAAAACCGGCCATCAGCTGTTCAAAACAACCCATGAGCATCTGCAGTTTATCATCCAAAACGTTTCAAAAATTCAAGAAATGTCTGAAATTATCGAAAGTATTGCAGAACAAACAAAGATGCTCAGTATGAATGCAGCGATTGAAGCTGCGCATGCCGGTGATGCCGGTAAAGGCTTTGCCGTTGTTGCGGAAGAACTGAGCCGGCTTGCGGCTGCCGCATTGGAAAGCTCTCACGATATCGGCGGAACCATAAAACAAGTAGTAACCGTCATTACCGGCATTGGAGCCACCAGTGATGAACTTGACCAATCTTTTGAAAAAATCCATTTGCAAACGGACGCTATCTATACTTCACTGGTTGACTTTTCATCAATGATTGAAAAAACCGGCGACGATGCAAAAACGGCTTTAATACGCTTTTCTACCTTAGAATAG
- a CDS encoding YdbC family protein, which translates to MADEFSYEITQKHGILSTSKSGWTMELNSVAWNGRNPKYDLRSWSPDHEKMGKGVTLTTEELTALKALLNGMQL; encoded by the coding sequence ATGGCAGATGAATTCAGCTATGAAATTACACAAAAACATGGAATTCTTTCTACTTCAAAAAGCGGATGGACGATGGAATTAAACTCGGTAGCATGGAACGGGCGCAATCCCAAGTATGACCTCCGTAGTTGGTCTCCCGATCACGAAAAAATGGGCAAAGGGGTTACACTCACTACGGAAGAACTGACTGCGCTCAAAGCGTTATTGAACGGTATGCAACTGTAA